From the Saccopteryx bilineata isolate mSacBil1 unplaced genomic scaffold, mSacBil1_pri_phased_curated manual_scaffold_23, whole genome shotgun sequence genome, the window TAAGCTCCCAGCTAGGGGAGGAGAGCCTAGGCCTGATTCTGGCCATGCAGTGGGATTCACCTTCTGCTCAGGCTTGGGTGAGTTTATGCTGGGACCTGATAAATCTGATGATGATGGGCCTGAGTCAGTGCAGTCTCTGGGGTGGACAGAGAGTCAGGTAGGGACGGGTAGAGCCTCGCCGCACATAAGGTGGAGGAGCCAAAGTTTCTGCTGCTTCTGGTTCACTAGGAGTTAAAATTTCTGGCTTGAGCTGCTGCAGTGGCTCTCTGGGTCTGGTGGAATGCTTTCCTGCCTTAGCTACCAATACTGTAGAAGCCTGACATCTAAGTCAAGCGGGTGGGTGCATAACTAGTATAAGCCAAGTGTGGATGTAGAAAAACTGGTCGGGGTGGCCTAGATCTCTAGTGACTACCTGTTCCACTTTCTGCACAATGTTCCTGTCCAAGATTTCTTCTGCTGGCCACCCGACACTAAAATCAGGCTATTTTAGTTTACACGAGGGCCTCAGTTTTTCCGGGAACATAGTAACCTTATAATTccctgagaaccctttcttaaaattcttgaccatCGTGGCTAAAGGAGTGGGTTTTCCATGTGAACCTCCCATACCCCCCACAATAGACAACAGTCACGTCACAAGAaggaatgggggaaggggagtggaAAACTTGGAGGGACGCCACTTGCTTTATTCCGTCACCGACCGTTCCAGTCACAAGAATGGCAGTCCCTCATGGCTTATGGCAGGCTGATATAAACCATCAGCATGCAATTCAGCCTCTTAACTGTATGAGGTGCCCTGTGAAACCGCGGTTCTTGACCCAACACTGGCTTCAGCCCTGTGGGGGACAGTCAGAACCTTTCCTGGTGTCCATCTCATTCATTCCACACTCTCTTTCACACAACCTCCCACACACCTGTGGAGGGTGACGAGTCACCACTCCTGTGGGGACCACTCCTCACACCTGTGAAGACTGCACAGTATCTGCTCCTAACCTATGGAGGGCGATTAGTGAGTCTCTGGAGGgtgatcaggcctcccttctgcACAGTAGGGCAGGACCCTAGCTAGCTTCCCTTGCCTGGTTTTCTTACTGTGCCTCTGATGCAccctcatttcattttctttccttgtctgGTCCTTGCTGGGACCCATGAAAGGGATCCCCCTCCGTTTTACAGAGGCATCCACAGTCACAGGGAAATCCCGCATATGCTCAGCAGGTGCATCTGCAGGGTGGCTTAGGGGTTCCCCAATGGGGTGGCTGAAGTCCGCCAATTGTGGGCATTTTTCCTCCTTGGTTTCCAGCCCATGCACCATacatattgcaggaatcaaaggaggacaaaaacgcccagacaacttgatggaagaagtaggatttattaaagccagTGGAGTACGTGGAGatgtagctccaaaacacaggctcctcgaagttgattttcttacaggttatttacctttacagtatctaagcaatgggcatgtgatttctttgtttaaggtttcccagaactcaaggagaggggaaggaagttTCAGTGGGGTAAACAAGGGGGAAGGAGTTTCTAGATcgctggccatagttacatagaGATGCTGCTATTCTTGCTGTGTAtggtaactatgggatatagtgaATTGATCactggctgacttggttacccctgctggctcctttcccttgtattctttttgtttcttcattctcagggaagagggggcctgcccctccttcctcagcaCTGCTCCAGGCCCTTGCTATGCTCGGCCCCACGAACTCAGAAGTTGCACAGGTGGTTGtacttgtatatggtgtaagaaggtggactaggtttatttatttatttttgcatgtatctgttcaattttccaaagccatttgttgaataaactgtTCTAACCCCATTGTATGGTCTGGCCTCCttcatcaaatatcaattgaccatatagaCATGAGTTAATTCTAggctattttgtttcattgatctatgtctatttttatgccattacCTTGTGTTTTCATTACTATAGTCTTACACTATAGTTTGATATAAGGTAGAGTGATAGGTGATCAGGCCtccaactttttttcttctttcttaagattgctgttgcttttcaaagtcttttgtgattttatatacatttttgaattatttattctagttctgtgataggaattgcactgaatctattcATTGCTTTGGTTAGGTTGggcattttaatgttaatttttcctatctatGAGTAGgatatatgcattcattgatttgtatcttctttaatttcagtCTTCATTGTCTTATaaatttctgagtacaagtcttttacctgcttggttaaatttattccttgggACTTTTTTTAGAGGCAGTTATAAAAGAGATTGTTttcctagtttccctttctgatagttcaatattggtgtacaaaaatgcaactgatttctgaatttttattttgtatcttgctactttatttgattcatttatcagttttagtagttttttggtgaaatcttaGGAATCTGTACATAAATTATacatcatctacaaataatgacagttctacttcttcctttcatttggaggtctttttcttcttcttcctcttctctgatgGCTGTGGTAAGAACTTTTTGTACTATCTTGAATAACAGTGTTGAAAGTAGGTATCTATATCTTGTTCTGGATGTTAAGGGAAATGcttctaggttttttttgttgttgttttgtttttgttttctgaaatgagaagtgggggagaagcagacagacagactctaacatgcacctgactgggatccacctggcatacccaccggGGGTCAATGCTCGGCCcctgtggggcattgctccattgcagccggagccattctagtgggtgaggcagaggccatggagccatcctcagcacccaggccatttttgctccaatggagccttggctgcagtaggggaagagagagacagagaggaaagaggcaggaagggtggagaagtagatgggcactacttctgtttgccctggctgggaatcaaacctgggactttcacatgatgggctgatgctctaccactgagccaactggccagggctgattttagTTTTTTGTATTGTATGTGATGTTAGATGTGGGGTTTTCAAATACAAGCTTTATGATGTTGAGCTATGTTTTCTCTATTCTCACTTTAAGAGTGTTTATCAGAACTGTGTTCTGGATTTTGTCAAAATCAATAGATaacttttctacatctattgatatgattatataacttttattctttattttgtgtatgtggtATATCATTGTTAGTTGACTTGCAAATATTACATCCCATGAATAGATCCCATTagattatggtgtatgatcttttgactgtattgttttatttggtttgctagtattttgtagaGGACTTTTGCAagtatgttcatcagggatattggcctatagttttcttttgttgcagTGTCTCTTTTTGGGTTAGAAATAACAATAATTCTAgctttataaaatgagcttggaaatctCTCCTCTTGTGGTTTTTGGAATAGTGTTATCAGAATAGGTGTTCATTCTTTTTtggatatttggtaaaatttacctgtgaagccatccagagTAAGACTTTTGttgttgacattttattattttattactgctttgattttttaaagttgtcatcagtctgtttagattttctgtttcttcttaattcagttttggaagattgcatgtttctatgaatttactgatttcttccagattgtccaatatTTTGACACATAATAGTttgtagtatttaaaaataattttttatattaatctgtATTCAAaagttacttctccattttcagttctgattttgtttatttgggtcctctctttttttctagatgAGTTTTGTTAGAGGTTTAACAATCTtgtatatcttttcaaaaaaccagctcttggtgttATTGACCTTTAGAATTTTATTCtggactctatttcatttatttccaccatgatctttattatttccttcattctactcACTTgcagtttgtgtgtttttcattttctagttcctttatgtGTAAGattctgttgtttatttgagatttttgtttttgttttttgaggttggcctgtaatgatataaattttcctctctggattgcttttgctgtgtcacatagATTTTGtattgttgtgttttcattttaatttgcatcaaggtattttttgatttccttgatctcattgttaacccattcattgcttAATAGCTTGTTATTtagcctccacttgtttgtgtgtttttctggggtttttttcccttgtACTTTGTTTCTACTTTTATACCATTGTAGTcaaagaagatacttgatataatttcagtcttcatttgttaatatatttttgttttctaaaatgtgggctatcctagaaaatgtctcTTGTgcttttgaaaagaatgtgtgttcTGTTGTTTTCAGATGAAAtactctgaaaatatcaattaaattaatCTGGTCTAGTGTGTCAATTAAGGtcgctgtttccttgttgattttctgtctgaaagaacaatttattgatgtcagtggggtgttaaaatcccctactatgaccaCGTTTTCAATCTCTTCTTTATGTccattaatatttgctttaaatatttagatcCTCCTATGTTCAGTGCAGAAATGATATATATCATtacatcctcttgttggattgatcccaTTATCACTATATcatgttcttctttgtctcttttcatagcctttttttttaatctattttatctACTATAAGTATACAatgccagctttttttcatttctgtttgcataaaATAGCTTCTTATCCATTTCCTTTAATATCTGGATGTTTTACATTCTGAAGTGAGTCATTTGTAGACAGTGTATATATCAGTCTTATCCATTCAGTTACCCTATATCTATTGATCAGATAACTtactccatttatatttaaatggttATTGATAAGTgcatgtttattgccattttaaaattcataatgatGTTTGtccactttatttcttcttcttcttaaagaagtctcTTTAAGATTTCTAGTAATATTGGTTTCCTGATGATGAATTCCTTCAGGAATGTCTTTTCTATGAgactctttatctctccttcaattttaaatgattgttttGCTGAGTAGTGTAATTTTGGTTgttggtccttgcttttcataacTGAATATCGCATGCCAGTCTCTTCTGTCTTAGAAAATTactattgagaaatcagctgacagtcatATGGGAGCTGACTTGTAGACAGGTgtatttctcttgctgcttttaagattctctctttgtttctaacttttatccattttaatgaCATGTTTTGATGATGGTCTCTTTGGgattatcttgtttgggactctttgAACTTCCTACacatgtgtgtcttttttcttcatcaggtgagaaagttttcagttattatttttttcagctaGGTTCTCaaactcttgctctctcttctctttctggtacccTCAGAAGCAGATATTATGCTTCATGTCGTCCTAGAGGTcctttaaactatcctcatttttaaacatatatttctttttacttctctgattggttgttttctgttctcttttcttctaagTCATTGATTCAATACTCTGTTACACCTAATCTGCTCTTCATTCCATCTGGTGTGTTCTGGTTCTTTTCCATGGTTTCATTGTTCTTTaatatacttgctatctctttgtttaaattctcaTTAAGTTTCTTGAATATCAttagaactatttttatttttgaccctgTATCTGCTAGATTGCATAacctcattttatttagtttttcttagGGATTTCTCTTGCCTTTCATTGGGGACATGTTTATTTGTCCATCTCTCTGTATTTGAGTCTGTGTATTGGGCATATCTGCCATGTCTCCCATGCTTGGAATGGTGACATTACATAGCAGATGACTTATGAGGTTTAGGGGCAGTCTCTGTTATCTCCTAGCTAAGCTTAGGTGTTCCAGAAATGTTCAATGTGTAGAATATGTGAGCCTTTCTGTTGaagttgagtcttgattgctgttggctcaCCCACGGGTTCAGCTGACCCTCACTCAGGTTGACTGTCTGACTATGAGGATTAACCCTGACCACAGTGTGGGAGCTGCTGTGTGAGTGCTGACCCCACAAAACAGACTTTGCCCCAGCAGGCACTGGTGCCTGCTGAGATTTCTCATTGAATGTGTTGCTTGTGGAGTTAATGAGGTCATTCTCTGATAGGGTCTGAAGTCCACCACCATGTATATTGGTTCTGGAGCCTTCAGGGTGTGACCCTGGTGCAGGTCAATGTGgcactgcctgtgactgacccTGGGTTACCTGTTTGGAACTACAAAGCGATCCACAGTCTGTGGCTGCCTCACCCTAACCTGTGTATGTGTGAAAGGGGACAAGCCACACACCAAGTCTGGCTTCCACCAGCAGTGAGCCAGGGAGCAGGTCATGAAAACACTGAAAGTCACCTCAGATGGGAAAGTGGGCAGGTCTCTTGCACACGCAGTTATGAATAGCTCCTCCCtcactttccctttcctcttcttcctcctcaatATTCTCACTTAGCATTGCCTTTGAAGTTAGAGACGGGAGCAGTACCCAGATCTTCCAGGTAAAGCAATATGCagttgtgtgcgtgtgtgtttgtcAAGAGGCAGGAAAATGTGGGATTTGGTGCAGAGAGGACCTCTCCCCTGCTTCTTTTGTACCTCTTAGAGCCAACTTGCTCTTAGCATAGATTTCTCATTGCTTTCTGTTTCCTGAGTCTGCTGATTCTAGGTTGTAATCTGTTTTAAAGGCTGAGCCCTAAAATTAGTAACCCTCTTAGGGATTGCTGCCCAGAGGGTACTTGTACACATTAGTGGTTCCTTTCACCATTTGTAGAATGTATAGATAGACATGAAGCTTGCAGAAAAGGAGCTGTGTGAGTGGACAGAACCAGCCCCGAGAGCCGCTGGTGGTGGAGGAGCACAGGAAGCTGGGAGGCATACGCACAGCTCCATGGGCCCCCTCACCCCCCAGTCACCACCATCAAGTTTGTGGCCAAAGCTGATTTGTAAAACTTTGGTGATTTCTCTTCCCAATTTACAAGAAGCTGTTTTCTAGTCTCTATACTTAAGGGAGTAAAAACACAACTCTTATTTCAAAAGGAGTGTCTGTCTTTCTAACAGTGTTTCAAGTTTACATTTGATGGCTCTCTATCAGATGAGCCTGGTTCTTAGCAATGAGCATTCTCAACCTGCCCCAGGCAACGTCGGCTCCAACACGAGCTCATAAATGGCTTTTCCCATTGCCCAACATTTGTAGATTGAAAGGAGACACAGTATTTAACATGCCACACCCTGTCTCTATGACACTAAGCATTGACGAATATGTAAAAGATAGTCTCTTCCACAGATGCATGCTGGAcagaaagatcagagaggaagcaAGATTAAAGTGATTTTGAtcaatttattgaataaatatttactgagaaccaCTGTTTGTCTAGTATTCTGCTTGTCCCTAGGAAAAAAGGGAAATACAAGACACAGATGGTCCTATTATCACAGAGGTCACAACCGAAAGGGACAGAGTACAAAGAGCAGATGAACAGCTCCCTGCTGTGACATGATTTCTATAGGACCTGCTGAGAATATGATGGGAATAAATAGCAAAGGACCACACCATAGCTCAGTAGTTGGTGCTAATGGTGTTGGGGAAAGGGGAGTTggagataaaaattaaacaaattgtatttttttagaggCATCTGATTATAGAGCAGGACAGAAACCGAAGAGGAGATGATTGGTTAGGAGCCGGTTACACGGCAAGCAAATGACTGTGGCCTGGATTAGCATGAAGGTGGGAGAATGGGTGGTGTTGCTTTTTGTGGAGGGAGAATCCACAGGACTCAGTGGTGGACTGATGAGCAAGTGAAGGAAGAGAAGATGCAAATGACCCCAAATTCTGTAGGAGTCACTGGCTGAGCAGTGATGCCATCAACTAAATTGCTGACGGAATCATCCCTGTGATCTGGAGGCAGCACTGGCTGTAGCCAGGGTGGGTGGTCAGGGGTTCCATTTTGGTTGAGTTCTGTTTGAGATTCTCCAACATGCTCAATGGAGAAGTGAAATGGGATATAGAAGTTCAGAGCTCTGAGGAGGGTCTGTGCTCCTGACATCCGTACACATGGCATTCAGAGCAATAATGCACTGAACAGAGGGGGAAGGGCGTCTAGAACCAGACCAGAGGAAGCAATTGaagcttttattctattttagttcacacacacataaaccagTGTGTGAAAAGGAAACTGACGATGGGATGTTGAGAGACGCATTGGGAAATAGGGCAGGAGAAATGAAATGGCAATTTTATGGGAAAGAGAGAACTGTCGGCTACATGAGGTTTTGGTTTCCAGTTACTCTCCATTTCTCTAAAACGAGTTACGTTTTCTATCTACAGGAATTGAAACTACAGAGGCAGCTGAATTCCACAGGATGAGTTTCAACCTCAGTGAACCCAGGACCAGACACGGTGAGAGGGTGATCAGGGCCCCCAGGCCAGGCTGGACGGAGGGGACCTGGCAGAGGgtgctccattcctgtctgccagTCCCCATCTgagcaagaagaaaatattttcaacccatttcttatttctcttcactGATGTTAAGTCAGTAGTTGCGGCCATCATAGACAccgggcacatgcaggttcacatttaattcggATAGATGGTattaaaacaatggagccatgatatggtgggccattttccttttattctagtCTCGCACTCGGCCAGCAAGTAAAAGAAAACACACGGGCACCTAAACACATcccacattctctggttccaaaccaggagaatcttttccgagttttttctagaatcaaagcccccctccccctgttcAGCGAAGCTCACAAAGCTTCTCACCACTGTTGCCCTTCAGCTCCCACCAACTTGCCTCCTGTGCAACCCCGTGTTCTCTTCTAAAATGAccttctagctcctccttttaaaacttttcttcaaAAACCTTTTCTCtgacacatattagcataaccaagccccttcccaagcagaaaggcagttagctgtatcacctgggtgatgacaATTCATGCGGgcaatgccatttttaacaataaaagtcagcaaaccagaaaatacagattttataaactcatttgcccaacaactgaccccactctttctcttctctggccATCTACACTGTGTACTCATGGCATAGCATAATGGCTACCAGGAAGAGAGACTAAAATATCCTGATGGAGCCCAGGATTGATGACATTTCTTATTTCCCACTTCCTGTGATGTGTACAAAACAGCAGGGCCAGCTGTACCCTGTCTGGTTGTTTCTCTGCCCCTCCATTCATCCTGAGAGAGGCTGGGGAAGGAGGAACATGAGAGCAATGCTTCTTCATTCACGTCCCTAATTTCCCTGCTCCTGGTGGCCTCAGTATAACCAACAAACTCAACAGACTGCCTCACTCACGTTCTCACATAACCCTCCCTTTACTCCATTGTCTATAGAAATCAATAATATCAGCTAAAATTCTCCTCGTTTGGCAAACCACACCACACATTAGTAGCCTAAAGCATCAACCATTTCACGGCCATACCTGCAGCCTGCCACGTAAGAGCCAAACACACACCTGTGATCATGTGACTATATGGCATATCGCACTGATGCCAAGATGCATTGGCAAATTGTTGCACTGTGGGTGCTGGCTTTGGTGACGTTTTGTATCACCTCCCATgattttcttactctctctctaatgTACTCAGTACTGCCTTGGGGGGAGGAGTCTCCACTGTGAGGCTAACTACATAATAATCTGAAACCCTCCTACACCTTTCCCCCCTAATCTTGAGCATCCTGTATCCGGCATTCTCGGCTTCTACACATTTACCTCACTAATCCCAGGATTCTGGCTATTACAAGTGGGAAACGGGGCCTTTGGGACAGTTTTGCTTATCCCTGGATCAGCAAGTGTCCCCATAAAGCGTGTGGGAGATGGAGCATGAAAACTGATTTTGTGGTAGCCAGAGTGGGGGGTTCTGCAAAATGTCTCTTCTGTTTGATtgatatggtttttaaaaaatcatttcaatgTACAGAACAGACAGAGGAGGGCACAGTGGCAATAGAGAGACCAGGTAGGTGACTGCTAAGGCTCTGGTGGTGATAGTCGCTTGGATGAGTATGGTGGTCTTCAAACTGGGCAGAGCAGTCAGATTCATGGACGAAGCCAGGAGAACTTGCCGATGGGATGCATCTGGAAAGTAAGGACACAATGGGAACAAGGAAGATACTAGACTGTTTGTCTCTGAGTGAATGTGAATGacatctctgaaaaataaaatagagtttatAATCTGTCTATAGTATTGGCAGTGTGATAATGTATGTGTGGTCTCCAAGCAGAGATGGGTGGTTGTGAGAATCAGTCTTATTCAAAGGCTGTGAGGGCAGGGTCTTCCTTCTCAGAGAAACAGGCTCTCAGGTGTTCTTGTCAGTTGTCTTCCATGGTCCTGGTCGGTGCTTAACAAATCCCGAACACTTCAACCTTACAGACACATTAAAGAGATAGCAGAGAACTGGCTGACTACACATATGGAAAGAGCTACATAGCTGATGTGGTGTTTCACTGAAGACACGGTTATTCTGAAAATATCGGTTCAGTTGATAGGCTATGCTTGCTATTCAGTTATTACTTTGCAAGTCTCCTAGGAAGTAGATACCCTTAACCAGGTGAAACTAAGAAAGTATAATTATACTGATGCTAATCTGTATGAGCTGCAGCTGCTGCTattgttgttactattattatttaggtATCAAGAAATTTTATAGTAACATCAGAGGACTGCCAAAACTTTCTGTCTATAAGTCTtcaatatcttaatttaaaatgtaaagattcCACTAGATTTCTATGCTCAGGTTGTAACTTTAAATGACAAGTATTTTGTTCTATGTGGATCACAGTCCCTGACGAGATGTCGGCATAAGTGACATATAAAGGAACCCTTGGTCTTTCTGCCCATGTGGCATTTTCTCCCCTGTGAGGGTGGAATGATTTCAGTTACCCACCCAACTAGCTTCTTaatgggaagaagaaaataaaatttttttaatataaatgaaggGGGCGTAGTGGATCTTCCACTGTGATGTCCCAAAATCAGATGTGCATTACCTGCTGCGTTAGCTGACGAGGAGCAGCTATGGAAGCAGCAGAGTCCTCATGGAAACTGGTTTCCACCCTCCTTCCTGGGCACTTACCTTCCAGAGGTCAGAGTGAGCTGCCCAAGGGACTCCTGCATAGTGGCCAGGGGCTCCCCAAGTCCTGCAGGAGGGAGGTCAGGCCGAAGGGTTCTATAGATGTCCTGTGAGGGCAGAGGTTGCTCAGGGGACAGAAGCCTCGCAGGCAACAGAGAAGGCCTGGGTGGGCCGAAGCCTTGCAGAGGAAACAGTTGGAGATCAGTCTTCACACTGTGACTTCTCTTTTCTGATGTTCCAGGGCTTGAAACCCAAGACTGCAGAGATTCACAACTGAGGCTGGTGTTAGTGGGCAAGACTGGAGCCGGTAAAAGCGCCACAGGAAACAGCATCCTTGGAAAGCAAGAGTTCTGTTCGCGCTTTGCAGCAAAATCCATCACCAAGGTCTGTAAGAAAGGGACCAGCAtgtggaaagggagagaaatcgTCGTCGTGGACACGCCTGGCATTTTCGACACCGAGGTACCAGATGCTGACACAAAAGCAGAGATTGCTCGTTGCATCCTCCTGACCTCCCCAGGACCTCACGTTCTGCTCCTGGTCGTCCCACTGGGCCGGTACACAGAGGAAGAACATAATGCCACAGAGAAGATGCTCTCGATGTTTGAACTCAGCGCTAGAAGATTCATGATTCTCTTATTCACCCGGAAAGATGACTTGGACGGCATGGAGTTCCGTGATTATTTAAATGAAGCTCCAGAATGCATTCAAGAGCTGGTGGGACAGTTCCAGGGTCGCCACTGTGTGTTCAACAATAAGGCGACAGGGGCAGAGCAGgaggcccagagggcagagctgctGGAACTGGCCCAGCGCACGGTGAGGGAGAACGGGGGAGCATTCTTCACTAATCCGAATTATGAAAGGGCCGAGGCCGTGATTCAGACACAGATCCTAGTGATCCAGGAGCAATACAGAGCTgagctggagagagagaaaaggcggTTAAGAGAGGAGTATGTGGAGGCAATCAGACAGGTGGAGGATCGATGGGAGCaggaaaggagaagggtggaaatggagagagaactGGTGGAAAGCGAGAGACGCTATgttttaaggcaggaaaatgccAGGAAGGAAGTTGAGAGTCAGAAGGGGATAGTTGACTTACTCATGAAAGTATTGGACATTGCTGCTAACTTTTTTTCTCGTTTATGTCCAAGGAATATAAATGAAAATCTGTCTCTACTTCCTACATATTTTCAGGTGCCCGCACCCCGTGTAACTCAGGCCCCTAAGTCAgagctctctgttt encodes:
- the LOC136318252 gene encoding GTPase IMAP family member 4-like, whose amino-acid sequence is MSFNLSEPRTRHGLETQDCRDSQLRLVLVGKTGAGKSATGNSILGKQEFCSRFAAKSITKVCKKGTSMWKGREIVVVDTPGIFDTEVPDADTKAEIARCILLTSPGPHVLLLVVPLGRYTEEEHNATEKMLSMFELSARRFMILLFTRKDDLDGMEFRDYLNEAPECIQELVGQFQGRHCVFNNKATGAEQEAQRAELLELAQRTVRENGGAFFTNPNYERAEAVIQTQILVIQEQYRAELEREKRRLREEYVEAIRQVEDRWEQERRRVEMERELVESERRYVLRQENARKEVESQKGIVDLLMKVLDIAANFFSRLCPRNINENLSLLPTYFQVPAPRVTQAPKSELSVSVSQALRTREYHKGHSWQFVDV